TTCAATAAATGATATTGCAAATGCTGTACAACATACTTCTGAAATAGAACTAATTGAAAATAATTCTGTCAAAAATGAGGTAGAAATTTTAGCTGAAACAATCGAAGTTATCGAAGAATCGAAACCAGAGGTAAATGATCAGAAAGTTCAAATTGGAGAAAATAATAACTCAGAATCAACGTTTTCTTTTACCGATTGGTTAAAAAAAGTTCCTTCTCAATCAAAAACTCAAAAAGAGATTGAAGAAGAACAAGAAATTGCTGAACGAGAAATAAAATATAAGTTGATTGACGACTTTTTGGAAAAAAATCCAAAAATCGTTCCGATGAAAAAAACAGATATTACGCCAGCTAATACCCCATCAAATTTTGTTCAAAACACAGAAGAATATTCGGATTTGATGACCGAAACCTTGGCTCAAATTTACATTGAGCAAAAAAAATATGATAAGGCAATTAAAGCTTATAAGATATTAATTTTGAAATATCCAGAAAAAAATAGTTTATTTGCAAATCGAATTAAAGAAATTGAAAATTTAAAAAACTCTAAATAATAAAATGGGACTATTTCAGTTTTTCATGATTATGATCATGATTTTATGTATATTATTAGTATTAATTGTATTATCTCAAAACCCTAAAGGAGGTGGATTATCTTCTACTTTTGGTGGCGGAGGAGGAAGCCAAATGTTTGGAGTTCAAAGAACAAATAAATTCTTAGACAATACAACTTGGGGATTATTTATCGCTGTTATTGTTTTAATAATTGGAGCAGGAATTACACACGAAAATCCAAATGCAATAAAACCTATTAAGCCAAATGTAACGGCACCAGCTAATAATTTACCAACGCAACCAACACAAGACGGAGCAAGTCAAAATCAATTACCAGCTCAACCAGTGAAGTAATTTTTTTTAGAAAAAACATAGATCAAAAAGCGAATCAGATAACTGATTCGCTTTTTTTTTACTTCAAATTAAATTATTATTCTTAATTTAGTTTTAAACATTCAATATGAAGCACTATTACTTTCTTATAATATTAATATCTATTTTTTTTATTGGTTGCGGACAACAAAAGGTTTTAAAAACAATTTCTAAAGATGAATTAAATGTTTTTAGAATTGCTTTTGACAGAAATGGCTGTAAAAATGAAATTAACGTTTTTACAAACATGAAAGATTTTGACACGTTTCAAAAATCATTAATTGTTCCTGGAGAAAGAAATTCGCCTTTAGAAATTATAGACTTTACTTCTAAAAACGTAGCCGTTATTTGTAAAGCAGATATTGAACGTTATGAAATCTTAGAGTTAAAAAATGTTTCTAAAAAAAAAATTTTAAAATTAGAGAAAATTAAAGATGAAGCTGACAAATCTGTCAACTTATTATTTATAGAAATTCCAAAAGAAATTAATTATTTAACACTTGAATATTAAAAATTTATGAAATCAAAATTTATTATCTTATCTCTACTTATGGGAGGAACTTCTGTTTTTGCACAAGTTAATCACTGGCAAGAATTGAAGAATAAGAATTATCAACCAACCAATTTAGTAGAAAGATCTACTGTTCCAAAAGAA
This portion of the Empedobacter stercoris genome encodes:
- the secG gene encoding preprotein translocase subunit SecG; its protein translation is MGLFQFFMIMIMILCILLVLIVLSQNPKGGGLSSTFGGGGGSQMFGVQRTNKFLDNTTWGLFIAVIVLIIGAGITHENPNAIKPIKPNVTAPANNLPTQPTQDGASQNQLPAQPVK